From Camelina sativa cultivar DH55 chromosome 7, Cs, whole genome shotgun sequence, one genomic window encodes:
- the LOC104702389 gene encoding small nuclear ribonucleoprotein SmD3a-like: protein MSRSLGIPVKLLHDSSSHIVTVELKSGELYRGSMIECEDNWNCQLENITYTAKDGKVSQLEHVFLRGSLVRFIIIPDMLKNAPMFKDTKGKGKGSSLGVGRGRGGAMRGRGTGRGTRGGRGAVR, encoded by the exons ATGAGCCGGAGTTTAGGGATTCCAGTGAAGCTTCTTCACGATTCGTCCAGTCATATCGTGACGGTTGAGTTGAAGAGCGGTGAGCTGTACAGAGGAAGCATGATCGAGTGCGAGGATAACTGGAACTGTCAGCTCGAGAACATCACCTATACGGCCaag GATGGTAAGGTATCACAGCTTGAGCATGTTTTCCTTCGAGGCAGCTTAGTGAG GTTTATAATCATACCAGACATGCTAAAGAATGCTCCAATGTTCAAGGATACTAAGGGCAAG GGAAAGGGCTCTTCACTAGGTGTTGGCAGAGGTAGAGGTGGTGCTATGCGAGGCAGA GGTACTGGGCGTGGAACAAGAGGAGGAAGGGGAGCGGTGAGATAG
- the LOC104702390 gene encoding cyclin-B2-4-like isoform X2 — MGGSDENNRHGVIGPMNQQQGGLRGGKTITGNGQTRRALSNINKNIIGAPVYPCAVNKRPFTEKNVICNKKVPPVPVHHRPVTRKFAAAQLAENNSQIHKEETKKSDLISSEALDKIITDVDEGDFNEPMFVQHTEAMLEEIDRMEGIEMEDSNDIDIDEEESVMDIDSCDKNNPLAVVEYIDDIYCFYKKNECRSCVPPNYMENQHDLNERMRGILIDWLIEVHYKFELMEETLYLTINLIDRFLAVHHIARKKLQLVGVTAMLLACKYEEVSVPVVDDLILISDKAYTRTEILDMEKLMANTLQFNFCLPTPYVFMRRFLKAAQSDKKVELLSFFIIELCLVEYEMLQYSPSQLAASAIYTAQSTLKGFEDWSKTCEFHTGYTEETLLECSRKMVGFQHKAGTGKLTGVHRKYNTSKFGYAARTEPAGFLLL, encoded by the exons ATGGGTGGATCAGATGAGAACAATAGACACGGAGTTATTGGACCGATGAATCAACAACAAG GGGGTTTACGTGGAGGAAAGACAATTACAGGGAATGGGCAGACAAGAAGAGCATTGAGTAATATAAACAAGAACATCATCGGTGCTCCTGTTTATCCTTGTGCTGTCAACAAGAGACCATTCACTGA GAAAAATGTGATATGTAACAAGAAGGTTCCACCTGTTCCAGTGCATCATCGACCAGTTACTAG GAAGTTTGCTGCAGCTCAGTTAGCTGAGAACAATTCCCAAATCCACAAGGAG GAAACCAAGAAATCAGACTTGATATCCAGCGAAGCATTAGATAAAATCATAACAGATGTGGATGAAGGAGACTTTAATGAGCCTATGTTTGTTCAACACACTGAAGCCATGCTTGAAGAGATTGACAGAATG GAAGGGATTGAAATGGAAGATTCAAATGATATtgatattgatgaagaagagtctGTGATGGATATAGACAGCTGTGACAAGAACAATCCTTTAGCTGTGGTCGAATACATCGATGACATATATTGTTTCTACAAGAAAAATGAG TGTCGTAGCTGTGTCCCGCCTAATTACATGGAGAATCAACATGACCTTAACGAGAGGATGAGAGGAATCCTTATTGATTGGTTGATTGAG GTACATTACAAGTTTGAGCTGATGGAGGAGACGCTTTACCTCACAATCAATCTCATCGACAGATTTCTTGCGGTTCATCACATCGCCAGGAAAAAGCTTCAGCTTGTGGGTGTTACAGCTATGTTGCTTGCTTGCAAATACGAAGAAGTGTCAGTTCCGGTTGTAGATGATCTTATCCTCATCTCTGACAAGGCTTACACTAGGACAGAGATTCTTGATATG GAGAAGTTAATGGCGAATACCTTGCAATTCAATTTCTGTCTGCCAACTCCATATGTGTTCATGAGGAGGTTTCTCAAAGCTGCTCAATCTGACAAAAAG GTTGAGCTTTTATCATTCTTCATCATCGAGCTTTGCCTAGTGGAGTACGAGATGCTTCAGTACAGTCCCTCTCAGCTAGCAGCCTCGGCTATCTACACAGCTCAGTCCACACTTAAAGGGTTCGAGGACTGGAGCAAAACCTGTGAGTTCCACACGGGCTACACTGAAGAAACGCTTCT GGAATGCTCGAGAAAGATGGTTGGTTTCCAACACAAGGCAGGGACAGGGAAGTTAACCGGTGTTCACAGGAAATACAACACATCCAAATTTGGTTATGCTGCAAGAACTGAACCAGCTGGCTTTCTGCTGCTGTAA
- the LOC104702390 gene encoding cyclin-B2-4-like isoform X1 codes for MGGSDENNRHGVIGPMNQQQGLILPILGGLRGGKTITGNGQTRRALSNINKNIIGAPVYPCAVNKRPFTEKNVICNKKVPPVPVHHRPVTRKFAAAQLAENNSQIHKEETKKSDLISSEALDKIITDVDEGDFNEPMFVQHTEAMLEEIDRMEGIEMEDSNDIDIDEEESVMDIDSCDKNNPLAVVEYIDDIYCFYKKNECRSCVPPNYMENQHDLNERMRGILIDWLIEVHYKFELMEETLYLTINLIDRFLAVHHIARKKLQLVGVTAMLLACKYEEVSVPVVDDLILISDKAYTRTEILDMEKLMANTLQFNFCLPTPYVFMRRFLKAAQSDKKVELLSFFIIELCLVEYEMLQYSPSQLAASAIYTAQSTLKGFEDWSKTCEFHTGYTEETLLECSRKMVGFQHKAGTGKLTGVHRKYNTSKFGYAARTEPAGFLLL; via the exons ATGGGTGGATCAGATGAGAACAATAGACACGGAGTTATTGGACCGATGAATCAACAACAAG gattgatTTTGCCAATTTTAGGGGGTTTACGTGGAGGAAAGACAATTACAGGGAATGGGCAGACAAGAAGAGCATTGAGTAATATAAACAAGAACATCATCGGTGCTCCTGTTTATCCTTGTGCTGTCAACAAGAGACCATTCACTGA GAAAAATGTGATATGTAACAAGAAGGTTCCACCTGTTCCAGTGCATCATCGACCAGTTACTAG GAAGTTTGCTGCAGCTCAGTTAGCTGAGAACAATTCCCAAATCCACAAGGAG GAAACCAAGAAATCAGACTTGATATCCAGCGAAGCATTAGATAAAATCATAACAGATGTGGATGAAGGAGACTTTAATGAGCCTATGTTTGTTCAACACACTGAAGCCATGCTTGAAGAGATTGACAGAATG GAAGGGATTGAAATGGAAGATTCAAATGATATtgatattgatgaagaagagtctGTGATGGATATAGACAGCTGTGACAAGAACAATCCTTTAGCTGTGGTCGAATACATCGATGACATATATTGTTTCTACAAGAAAAATGAG TGTCGTAGCTGTGTCCCGCCTAATTACATGGAGAATCAACATGACCTTAACGAGAGGATGAGAGGAATCCTTATTGATTGGTTGATTGAG GTACATTACAAGTTTGAGCTGATGGAGGAGACGCTTTACCTCACAATCAATCTCATCGACAGATTTCTTGCGGTTCATCACATCGCCAGGAAAAAGCTTCAGCTTGTGGGTGTTACAGCTATGTTGCTTGCTTGCAAATACGAAGAAGTGTCAGTTCCGGTTGTAGATGATCTTATCCTCATCTCTGACAAGGCTTACACTAGGACAGAGATTCTTGATATG GAGAAGTTAATGGCGAATACCTTGCAATTCAATTTCTGTCTGCCAACTCCATATGTGTTCATGAGGAGGTTTCTCAAAGCTGCTCAATCTGACAAAAAG GTTGAGCTTTTATCATTCTTCATCATCGAGCTTTGCCTAGTGGAGTACGAGATGCTTCAGTACAGTCCCTCTCAGCTAGCAGCCTCGGCTATCTACACAGCTCAGTCCACACTTAAAGGGTTCGAGGACTGGAGCAAAACCTGTGAGTTCCACACGGGCTACACTGAAGAAACGCTTCT GGAATGCTCGAGAAAGATGGTTGGTTTCCAACACAAGGCAGGGACAGGGAAGTTAACCGGTGTTCACAGGAAATACAACACATCCAAATTTGGTTATGCTGCAAGAACTGAACCAGCTGGCTTTCTGCTGCTGTAA
- the LOC104702391 gene encoding protein FAR1-RELATED SEQUENCE 4, whose protein sequence is MEFETHEDAYLYYKDYAKSVGFGTAKLSSRRSRASKEFIDAKFSCIRYGSKQQSDDAINPRPSPKIGCKASMHVKRRPDGKWYVYSFVKEHNHDLLPEQAHFFRSHRNNNNNNTEPVKSNDAQRFRRKKNSPLADCKHLSAYNDLDFINGYMRNQHDKGRRLVLDDGGGGDAQILLEFLMRMQEENPKFFFAVDFSEDHLLRNVFWVDAKGIEDYKSFSDVVSFDTTYFVSKYKVPLVLFIGVNHHVQPVLLGCGLVADDTVYTYVWLMQSWLVAMGGQKPKVMLTDQNNAIKAAVAAVLTETRHCYCLWHVLEQLPRNLDYWSMWQDTFMKKLFKCIYKSWSEEEFDRRWLKLIDKFHLRDVQWMRCLYDERKFWAPTFMRGVTFAGLSTRYRSESVNSLFDRYVHIETSLKEFLEGYGVMLEDRYEEEAKADFDAWHEAPELKSPSPFEKQMLLVYTHEIFRKFQLEVLGAAACHLTKESEEGTTYSVKDFDDDQKYLVDWDEFKSDIYCSCRSFEYKGYLCRHAIVVLQMSGVFTIPINYVLQRWTNAARNRHQISGNLELVQTNIRRFNDLCRRAIILGEEGSLSQESYDIAMLAMKEAFKQCAIKFNTIEHPARCEEAAIQAGDSVQGGNQYGSTMTQIGLEPNNIHASNAPVQAETRREKRSSVNNTSKKSKHMTQSETTVGEASQEAFQHVAAPRSLQAVAGQFHNTMPGIFQNVIPTEFHNLPATNMHQNNPPG, encoded by the exons atgGAGTTCGAGACGCACGAAGATGCGTATCTGTATTACAAAGACTACGCCAAATCCGTTGGTTTCGGAACTGCGAAATTGAGCAGTCGTAGATCAAGAGCTTCAAAGGAGTTCATCGATGCCAAATTCTCCTGCATACGCTACGGAAGCAAACAACAATCCGACGACGCGATTAACCCTAGACCTTCCCCTAAAATCGGATGCAAAGCGAGTATGCACGTCAAGCGAAGACCAGATGGGAAATGGTACGTTTACAGTTTCGTCAAAGAGCACAACCACGATCTTTTACCGGAGCAAGCTCATTTTTTCAGGAGCcatagaaacaacaacaacaacaacactgagCCTGTGAAATCCAACGACGCTCAACGTTttaggaggaagaagaacagtCCCTTGGCTGATTGTAAACACCTCAGTGCTTATAACGATCTTGATTTCATTAATGGTTATATGAGGAACCAGCACGATAAAGGAAGGAGACTTGTTCTCGacgatggtggtggtggtgatgctCAGATCTTGCTTGAGTTTCTTATGCGTATGCAGGAAGAGAATCCCAAATTCTTTTTCGCTGTTGATTTCAGTGAAGATCATTTGCTTAGAAATGTGTTTTGGGTTGATGCTAAAGGGATTGAAGATTATAAAAGTTTCAGTGATGTGGTTTCTTTTGATACTACTTATTTTGTGAGTAAATATAAAGTGCCACTTGTTCTTTTTATTGGAGTCAATCATCATGTTCAGCCTGTGTTGCTTGGCTGTGGGTTGGTTGCTGATGATACAGTTTACACTTACGTCTGGTTGATGCAATCTTGGTTAGTTGCAATGGGTGGTCAAAAGCCTAAAGTAATGCTTACTGACCAGAACAATGCTATAAAAGCAGCTGTCGCTGCGGTCTTGACGGAAACTCGTCATTGctattgcttgtggcatgtacTTGAACAGCTTCCCAGGAATCTGGATTATTGGAGCATGTGGCAAGACACTTTCATGAAAAAGTTGTTCAAATGTATATACAAGTCATGGTCTGAGGAGGAATTCGATAGGAGGTGGTTGAAATTGATTGACAAGTTTCATCTTAGGGATGTTCAGTGGATGCGGTGTTTGTATGATGAGCGTAAGTTCTGGGCGCCTACCTTTATGAGGGGTGTAACATTTGCGGGGTTATCAACTCGTTATCGTTCAGAAAGCGTAAACTCTTTGTTTGATAGGTATGTTCATATTGAAACTTCCCTTAAGGAGTTCTTAGAAGGATATGGAGTAATGCTAGAAGATAGGTATGAAGAGGAAGCTAAAGCAGATTTTGATGCTTGGCATGAAGCACCTGAGTTGAAATCTCCATCACCTTTTGAGAAGCAAATGTTACTTGTATACACCCACGAAATATTCAGGAAATTCCAACTTGAGGTTTTGGGTGCTGCTGCTTGCCACCTTACGAAGGAGAGTGAGGAAGGAACAACTTACAGTGTTAAGGACTTTGATGACGATCAGAAATATTTGGTGGATTGGGATGAATTTAAGTCAGATATTTACTGCTCTTGCCGTTCCTTTGAGTACAAGGGATATCTCTGTAGACATGCAATTGTTGTCCTCCAAATGTCAGGTGTTTTCACCATTCCGATCAACTATGTGCTGCAAAGATGGACTAATGCAGCTAGAAACAGACATCAGATCAGCGGAAACCTTGAACTTGTGCAGACTAATATCCGTCGTTTCAATGATCTTTGCCGCCGAGCCATTATTTTGGGAGAAGAAGGATCTCTTTCCCAAGAAAGTTATGACATCGCCATGCTTGCAATGAAAGAAGCTTTTAAACAATGTGCTATTAAGTTTAATACCATCGAACATCCCGCCAGATGTGAAGAAGCTGCAATTCAAGCAGGAGATTCTGTACAAGGAGGAAATCAATATGGATCCACAATGACGCAGATTGGACTCGAACCTAATAACATACATGCAAGCAATGCTCCAGTGCAAGCTGAAACCAGACGGGAGAAGAGAAGTAGCGTAAACAATACCTCTAAAAAGTCAAAG CATATGACTCAATCTGAAACTACTGTTGGTGAGGCAAGCCAAGAAGCATTTCAACATGTG GCTGCTCCAAGATCATTGCAGGCAGTGGCAGGGCAATTTCACAACACAATGCCAGGAATATTCCAAAATGTAATCCCCACGGAGTTCCACAACCTTCCGGCTACAAATATGCATCAGAACAATCCCCCTGGGTAA